One Paenibacillus riograndensis SBR5 DNA segment encodes these proteins:
- a CDS encoding helix-turn-helix domain-containing protein: MNIEIGKKIKTLRLQKGMTQEQLAVKLNMSSQAVSKWENNVTMPDIQILPDLSVILGVTIDELFALTDDVQLERIGNMISNEQFISEDDFNYAEQFLIEKMNDDSQKSPCLTLLAQLHIHRSDEHREWAARYAKEALILAPDSKSNHNALRDAEHGVIFDWNYSNRHKLIEYYQNFVLNHPEYWQAYVWLLNYLIADGRCIEAKAVLEQLNQIHPGHLYQKYGGLICKEEGDLTQALALWEQMTELYPEDWLAVSSRGDCMAKLCRYDEAIEYYAKGHELQPNPKYTDSFEAISHIYKIQGKYDKSIEMLQEIIALLESDWNITEGKTVDFYHREIENLKIMLA; the protein is encoded by the coding sequence TTGAATATTGAGATCGGAAAGAAAATAAAAACACTGCGTTTGCAAAAAGGAATGACTCAGGAACAACTCGCAGTAAAACTGAATATGTCGTCCCAAGCAGTATCCAAGTGGGAAAACAACGTAACTATGCCCGATATTCAAATTCTTCCTGATTTATCTGTGATTTTAGGCGTTACAATTGATGAGCTTTTTGCATTAACCGACGATGTACAGCTGGAACGGATCGGAAATATGATTAGCAATGAACAATTTATATCAGAAGATGATTTTAACTATGCTGAGCAATTTCTTATAGAGAAAATGAATGATGACAGCCAAAAATCGCCATGCCTTACGCTGCTGGCTCAGTTGCACATTCATCGCTCAGATGAGCACCGTGAATGGGCCGCCCGTTATGCCAAAGAGGCATTGATATTAGCTCCAGACAGCAAAAGTAATCATAACGCTTTGCGGGATGCAGAGCATGGCGTCATTTTTGACTGGAACTATTCCAACCGCCATAAGCTCATAGAGTATTATCAAAATTTCGTGCTGAATCACCCCGAGTACTGGCAGGCTTATGTTTGGCTTTTGAACTACCTGATTGCAGACGGCAGATGTATTGAAGCAAAAGCAGTTCTGGAACAATTAAACCAAATCCATCCCGGTCATTTATATCAAAAATATGGAGGTCTGATATGCAAGGAAGAAGGTGACTTAACTCAGGCCTTGGCACTCTGGGAGCAAATGACTGAACTGTACCCTGAGGATTGGCTTGCGGTCTCCTCCAGAGGAGACTGTATGGCTAAACTTTGCAGATACGACGAAGCTATAGAATATTACGCCAAAGGCCACGAGCTTCAGCCAAATCCCAAATATACAGATTCATTCGAAGCCATCTCGCATATCTACAAAATTCAGGGAAAATATGATAAATCCATTGAGATGCTCCAGGAAATCATTGCTCTATTGGAAAGTGACTGGAACATCACAGAAGGCAAGACAGTTGATTTTTATCATAGAGAAATAGAAAATCTAAAGATCATGCTGGCATAA
- a CDS encoding methyl-accepting chemotaxis protein — MKIRMKLSVLMIVVTLISTVLMGAFTYSKSTRTILNLTETSMAQVNTNKAQTIEAMIDKEKRSMELVAGESEIAELLLNSASGGLASGDPLRAEVNAKFQQMVKNAGNLEHIFVADMKGIGIADSDTKLIGADFSERNYTKNVLKTAGPVVSETLKSKSTGAYVLAFIHPVMSGGKMIGFVGSAVNANSIIKYLADAKVANAPSSYAYLVDETGNILYHPDEAKIGSPLENAQMKAVVERVKAGETVADGNVEYTFNGAEKKAAFTVLPETKWTLVLTGDIDEVMKPVNNMTNFIILLGLGSLLLTLLVGISVATRISSPIIKLTELINRTAELDLKYDTQYEYLTKNKDETGTIAKAMFHTRAVLREMAGSLVTISTKVLDNAETLEKLSIDVRENAHDNSATTEQLSAGMEETAASTQEMTAAIHEVENNVRVISGRVKEGAGVSVQITERALALQHDATESISNTREIYDSVKVEMQKAIEQSDSIHEINVLADTILSITSQTNLLALNAAIEAARAGEAGRGFAVVAGEIRKLAEKSSETAAGIQDVVKNVYSSVEQMKGNSEAILDFIDQNVLGDYERLAEVSEQYNSDATAINGLMSQFEEAADHLSETVSSIAIAVNEVATTVNEGAVGVQDIAVKTADIVEKTFHEAKMADENTQSAKEMQRLVEQFKI, encoded by the coding sequence ATGAAGATTCGGATGAAGCTATCGGTATTGATGATCGTCGTTACACTGATTTCTACAGTATTAATGGGGGCTTTTACGTACAGCAAATCCACACGGACCATTCTCAATCTGACCGAAACCTCCATGGCACAGGTGAATACAAACAAAGCACAGACCATCGAAGCGATGATAGACAAAGAAAAGCGCAGCATGGAGCTTGTTGCGGGTGAATCGGAAATTGCCGAGCTGCTGCTGAATTCCGCAAGCGGAGGTCTTGCCAGCGGGGACCCGCTTCGGGCCGAGGTGAATGCCAAGTTTCAGCAGATGGTGAAGAATGCGGGCAATCTGGAGCATATATTTGTGGCCGATATGAAAGGAATAGGGATTGCGGACAGCGATACCAAGCTCATAGGAGCGGATTTCAGCGAAAGAAATTATACGAAAAATGTGCTCAAAACCGCCGGGCCGGTCGTCAGTGAAACGCTGAAGTCCAAATCTACAGGCGCGTATGTCCTCGCTTTTATACATCCGGTGATGAGCGGCGGCAAAATGATCGGTTTCGTGGGTTCAGCCGTCAACGCGAACAGCATTATTAAATATTTGGCCGATGCCAAGGTGGCGAATGCGCCTTCCTCCTATGCCTATCTTGTGGATGAGACAGGCAATATTTTGTACCATCCCGATGAAGCCAAGATCGGATCACCGCTGGAGAACGCACAGATGAAAGCAGTTGTGGAACGGGTGAAGGCTGGTGAGACAGTAGCTGACGGGAATGTAGAATATACCTTCAACGGCGCGGAGAAAAAAGCAGCGTTCACCGTTTTGCCGGAAACGAAATGGACACTGGTGCTCACCGGTGATATTGATGAGGTGATGAAGCCGGTCAACAACATGACGAACTTTATTATTCTGCTGGGACTCGGGAGCCTGCTGCTGACCTTGCTGGTAGGCATCTCTGTGGCTACACGGATTTCTTCGCCGATCATTAAGCTGACAGAGCTAATTAACCGTACGGCAGAACTGGATCTCAAATATGATACACAATATGAGTACCTGACCAAAAATAAAGATGAGACCGGTACGATCGCCAAAGCGATGTTCCATACACGGGCTGTGCTGCGGGAAATGGCCGGCAGTCTGGTTACGATCTCCACCAAGGTGCTGGACAATGCGGAGACGCTGGAGAAGCTGTCCATTGACGTGCGGGAGAATGCCCATGACAACTCGGCGACTACAGAGCAGCTGTCGGCAGGTATGGAGGAGACGGCGGCCTCTACCCAGGAGATGACAGCGGCGATTCATGAGGTTGAGAACAATGTCCGGGTGATCTCCGGACGTGTTAAGGAAGGTGCTGGTGTATCTGTACAGATCACCGAACGGGCTCTGGCGCTGCAGCATGATGCCACCGAGTCCATCAGCAATACCCGGGAAATCTATGATTCGGTAAAAGTGGAAATGCAAAAAGCGATTGAGCAGTCAGACTCCATTCATGAAATCAACGTCCTCGCCGATACGATCCTTTCCATCACCAGCCAGACCAACCTGCTGGCGCTGAATGCGGCGATAGAGGCGGCGCGGGCCGGAGAAGCGGGCCGGGGATTTGCCGTGGTGGCGGGGGAAATCCGCAAGCTGGCAGAGAAATCCTCTGAAACGGCAGCCGGCATTCAGGACGTTGTCAAAAATGTTTACTCTTCCGTGGAACAGATGAAAGGGAATTCCGAGGCAATCCTGGACTTTATTGATCAGAATGTGCTGGGAGATTATGAGCGTCTAGCGGAGGTCAGCGAGCAGTACAACAGTGACGCCACAGCGATTAATGGGCTGATGAGCCAGTTCGAGGAAGCTGCCGACCATCTGAGCGAGACAGTGTCCAGCATTGCTATTGCCGTCAACGAGGTTGCAACTACCGTCAATGAAGGTGCGGTCGGGGTGCAGGACATTGCTGTGAAAACTGCGGATATCGTAGAAAAAACCTTCCACGAAGCAAAAATGGCTGATGAGAATACACAAAGCGCCAAAGAAATGCAGCGGCTGGTGGAACAATTCAAAATATAA
- a CDS encoding radical SAM protein — MSMKYKSLELDKPLTYELEGLEVGVTSNCNFRCDYCCAYNRNDGQSIKGKEVVRILEELPNLKRVRLSGGEVTLKFEDCVEIVSYCTSRGIQTQLNSNGSLLNAERIEQLEKAGLTTIHISFNFTTAEAFSRYYNIHTSIYDKIRENITMFAKTSVDVVLETLLFNETQDKMQEISDHVYAMGVRTHEIQNSIIMGHTGWKAIAAREQLKNAVNELIARKKEDTTLYFTCMDRFMEQLGFQEQPGVYFPHCIEGKKQLHLHGNGDILISELCHPVIIGNIYKGTSLKDLYSNMPAPLSDFLDKLPCPALDALFPQEV, encoded by the coding sequence ATGAGCATGAAATATAAATCACTGGAGCTGGATAAACCGCTGACTTATGAGCTGGAGGGGCTGGAGGTCGGGGTAACCTCGAACTGCAATTTCCGCTGCGATTACTGCTGCGCATATAACAGAAATGACGGACAGAGCATCAAAGGCAAAGAAGTGGTCCGCATTCTGGAGGAGCTGCCGAATCTTAAGCGGGTTCGTCTCTCTGGAGGAGAAGTCACCCTCAAATTCGAAGATTGTGTGGAAATTGTCAGCTACTGCACCTCCCGGGGCATTCAGACCCAGTTGAATTCCAATGGAAGCCTTCTGAACGCAGAGCGGATTGAACAGCTGGAGAAGGCCGGGCTGACCACGATCCATATTTCCTTCAACTTTACAACCGCCGAGGCGTTTTCACGTTATTATAATATCCATACCAGCATCTATGACAAAATCAGAGAGAACATCACGATGTTCGCCAAAACCAGTGTGGATGTAGTCCTGGAAACGCTGCTGTTCAATGAGACACAGGATAAGATGCAGGAGATCAGCGACCATGTCTATGCGATGGGGGTTAGAACCCACGAAATCCAGAACAGCATTATTATGGGTCATACCGGCTGGAAGGCGATTGCGGCCCGCGAACAACTGAAGAACGCCGTAAACGAGCTGATTGCCCGTAAAAAAGAGGATACGACCCTCTATTTCACCTGCATGGACCGTTTTATGGAGCAACTGGGCTTTCAGGAGCAGCCCGGGGTATATTTCCCGCACTGCATTGAAGGCAAGAAGCAGCTTCACCTGCACGGCAATGGGGATATTCTGATCTCTGAGCTGTGCCACCCGGTCATTATCGGCAATATCTATAAAGGCACCTCGTTAAAAGACCTTTACAGCAATATGCCTGCACCGCTTTCCGATTTCCTTGACAAGCTTCCTTGCCCGGCACTAGATGCCCTGTTCCCGCAGGAAGTATAA
- a CDS encoding CD3324 family protein, which yields MKYVNADIVLPEDLLKEVQKYIHGGMLYVPKPEGIKAKWGENSGGRAYLTHRNNEIRKQYRAGLGIEHLAEQFCLSCDSIKKIVYGKK from the coding sequence ATGAAATATGTTAACGCGGATATAGTATTGCCGGAAGATTTGCTGAAGGAAGTCCAGAAATATATACATGGCGGGATGCTCTACGTGCCAAAGCCGGAAGGGATAAAGGCCAAATGGGGCGAGAACTCCGGCGGCAGAGCCTATCTGACCCACAGGAATAATGAGATTCGTAAGCAGTATAGGGCTGGGCTCGGCATTGAGCATCTGGCAGAACAATTCTGCCTCTCCTGCGACAGCATCAAAAAAATCGTCTATGGCAAGAAATAG
- a CDS encoding helix-turn-helix transcriptional regulator codes for MRDYLPRPEAYVYEELHELPGNPGREFGSKAQNQRVPDHGNLRKNDQVQLLQESFLLQMVRDDWPNLTVIRERLQQLGLAPLAADDLRLQCAAAEMRMTSEISADRRERRNLLNLAFQKLCRETSSDYKGIYPFGSVADSAMMYFLVILKPGAEHVRKTRRFMEQLNHSVASELKMECVSGIGGEVKGLKRLKNSYASCMLPWTRSGSGKEGDVRYRDLELAPAFTPEIERKLKRAIENPDMHGFRQQLDSLMNNERDTPVVTFLALRLVLLLASIAKKFELGSSSLQRYIWNSRMPIVNARSHDEVRRLLDELAQLVMEEVKKVRFSDGWHLIEAVRKYAGENFCCRLEISSLAEMFYLNEADLPRQFKQHVGITFSDYITKLRMTKAEQLLQDNGLKVGDIARLAGYSGFSGFSTAFKKYSGQSPKEYRERLSQGRAARGC; via the coding sequence ATGAGGGATTATTTGCCGAGGCCGGAGGCATATGTATATGAAGAGCTGCATGAGCTGCCGGGCAATCCGGGCCGGGAATTCGGGTCGAAGGCGCAGAATCAACGTGTCCCGGATCACGGAAATTTGCGTAAGAATGACCAAGTACAGTTGCTGCAGGAGAGCTTTTTGCTGCAAATGGTTCGGGACGATTGGCCTAATCTCACAGTGATTAGGGAGCGTCTGCAGCAGCTAGGGCTGGCCCCGCTGGCGGCAGATGATCTGAGGCTGCAGTGTGCAGCGGCAGAGATGAGAATGACATCAGAGATATCGGCAGACCGCCGGGAACGCCGGAACCTGCTGAATCTGGCTTTTCAGAAGCTCTGCCGGGAAACGTCCTCTGATTATAAAGGAATTTATCCGTTTGGCAGCGTTGCAGATTCGGCAATGATGTATTTTCTTGTGATCCTGAAACCGGGAGCGGAGCATGTCCGGAAGACCCGGCGGTTCATGGAGCAGCTGAATCACAGCGTTGCCAGTGAACTGAAGATGGAATGTGTGAGCGGGATTGGCGGGGAAGTGAAGGGACTGAAACGGCTGAAGAACAGCTATGCCTCCTGCATGTTGCCCTGGACCCGGAGCGGCAGCGGTAAGGAAGGGGACGTGCGTTACCGTGACCTGGAATTGGCCCCGGCCTTTACTCCGGAGATTGAACGAAAGCTGAAGCGGGCAATCGAAAATCCCGACATGCACGGCTTCCGCCAGCAGCTGGACAGCCTGATGAACAACGAAAGAGATACACCTGTTGTTACTTTTCTGGCCCTCAGGCTGGTATTGCTGCTTGCCTCCATTGCCAAAAAGTTTGAGCTGGGCAGTTCCTCATTGCAGAGGTACATCTGGAACTCCCGGATGCCCATTGTCAATGCCCGCTCGCACGATGAGGTACGGAGGTTACTGGATGAGCTGGCGCAGCTTGTGATGGAAGAAGTGAAGAAGGTCCGCTTCTCAGACGGCTGGCACCTTATTGAGGCCGTCCGGAAATATGCCGGGGAGAATTTCTGCTGCAGGCTGGAGATATCCTCCCTGGCAGAGATGTTTTACTTGAATGAGGCCGATTTGCCAAGACAGTTCAAGCAGCATGTCGGCATAACCTTCAGCGACTACATTACCAAGCTGCGGATGACCAAGGCAGAACAGCTGCTGCAGGATAACGGGCTCAAAGTGGGCGATATTGCCAGGCTTGCCGGATATTCCGGCTTCAGCGGCTTCAGCACCGCTTTCAAAAAATACAGCGGCCAAAGCCCCAAAGAATACCGGGAACGGTTATCGCAGGGGCGTGCGGCCAGAGGCTGCTGA
- a CDS encoding histidine--tRNA ligase, producing the protein MIMQNVKGTYDYFGREQAIRQKVRSTLSELFELYDFESMDTTLLNELELLTSKYAGGDEILREMYQLTDQGGRQLGLRYDLTIPFAKVIALNPGIEFPYKRYEIGKVFRDGPVKKGRLREFLQCDADVVGIAGPQGEAELMQLAAEAFRRLEIAVTLKWNNRRFLGEILTAVGVPAGEHLSVMLTLDKLAKIGSRGVLAELEGKGVAPAAVSALAELLDMDAPSFEELAENYGLGGEPGALEVLALQRLIAAVGLAETCVFDPFLSRGLSFYTGTVYEIFDASGAYTSSLGGGGRYDSIIGKLVGREDIEYPTVGISFGMESIMALLGERAVRVETSGVLVIPVGECMPQALTAAAAIRAAGIRTAVDTGKRKLKKTLAAANTKGIRYVILVGESEAAEGKLRLKDMSQQSEELLTVEEAIAKLAR; encoded by the coding sequence ATGATTATGCAGAACGTCAAAGGAACCTATGATTATTTCGGCCGGGAGCAGGCCATCCGCCAGAAGGTCCGCTCTACGCTGAGCGAACTGTTTGAACTCTATGACTTTGAATCCATGGATACCACCCTGCTGAATGAGCTGGAGCTGCTGACCTCCAAATATGCGGGAGGCGATGAGATTTTGCGCGAGATGTATCAGCTTACCGATCAGGGCGGCCGACAGCTTGGACTGCGCTACGATCTGACGATTCCTTTTGCCAAAGTGATCGCCCTGAATCCGGGCATTGAATTTCCTTACAAGCGCTATGAGATCGGCAAGGTATTCCGCGATGGACCGGTCAAAAAAGGCCGCCTGCGCGAATTCCTGCAATGCGACGCCGATGTGGTGGGGATTGCCGGGCCGCAGGGAGAAGCCGAGCTGATGCAGCTTGCGGCGGAAGCCTTCCGCAGACTGGAGATTGCCGTCACCCTGAAATGGAACAACCGGCGGTTTCTCGGGGAAATTCTGACGGCGGTTGGCGTGCCTGCGGGGGAGCATCTCTCAGTGATGCTGACGCTCGACAAGCTGGCCAAAATCGGCAGCCGCGGCGTGCTCGCGGAGCTTGAAGGGAAAGGCGTGGCTCCGGCTGCTGTAAGTGCGCTCGCGGAGCTGCTGGACATGGATGCTCCATCTTTTGAAGAGCTGGCGGAGAACTATGGACTGGGCGGGGAACCGGGTGCTCTGGAGGTGCTGGCTCTGCAGCGGCTGATCGCGGCGGTTGGACTCGCGGAGACCTGCGTCTTCGATCCTTTTCTGTCACGGGGCCTGTCCTTCTACACAGGGACGGTATACGAGATCTTCGATGCTTCCGGTGCCTACACTTCCAGCCTTGGCGGCGGAGGCCGATATGACTCGATCATCGGAAAGCTGGTGGGGCGCGAGGACATCGAATATCCCACGGTGGGCATTTCCTTCGGCATGGAGTCGATTATGGCTCTGCTTGGCGAACGGGCTGTCCGTGTGGAAACATCAGGGGTGCTGGTCATACCCGTCGGAGAGTGTATGCCGCAGGCCTTGACAGCAGCCGCTGCCATCCGTGCTGCCGGCATCCGTACTGCTGTGGATACCGGGAAACGCAAGCTGAAGAAAACGCTGGCCGCAGCGAACACGAAAGGTATCCGCTACGTCATTCTAGTCGGGGAGAGCGAAGCGGCCGAAGGCAAGCTCCGGCTCAAGGATATGTCGCAGCAAAGCGAGGAGCTGCTTACGGTGGAAGAAGCTATTGCAAAGCTTGCCAGGTAA
- a CDS encoding stalk domain-containing protein, with translation MKWLAKIVLCAAVTAAGFTSLPAEGVKAAAGGVSIVLDGYPLPFPVEPAVMSGTTMVPFRAISEALGVKVEWNQAAKQITATHKEASGTQKVILTLGSKSASVNGSAVKLAVAPQNIRGTTMIPLSFFGQQFGAGVAWNQATKTVSITSPKKDLYTLGFYAQGAYSEVSLIPDFDAVAFGWSRIDRSGQYTTSGTEFRWPQAAGDVTPESIVQNAAAGGTAPYLMVYSGDKELELTKNVENLQLQQQTIAGIVDTATQKGFRGIALDLEGLGMTGDKAVVQSQYNTFVKNLSAKAKAANLKLTVILHPLNSSYKGYDYKTLATIADDLVIMAYAYEGETGPEPMNKVDESIRLALQQVSKDKLILGISVYSENETSVNAKIGLAKRYGLKGIAIWRLGLIGQPVWSEMGKSVEW, from the coding sequence ATGAAATGGTTGGCCAAAATAGTATTGTGCGCAGCAGTTACAGCAGCAGGTTTTACGTCACTTCCGGCAGAAGGTGTTAAGGCGGCTGCAGGCGGTGTCAGTATCGTACTCGATGGATATCCGCTTCCTTTTCCGGTAGAACCGGCGGTGATGAGCGGGACTACGATGGTGCCTTTCCGGGCAATCTCCGAGGCACTGGGTGTCAAGGTGGAATGGAATCAGGCGGCTAAGCAAATTACAGCAACCCATAAAGAGGCTTCAGGCACCCAAAAAGTAATACTGACCTTGGGCAGCAAAAGTGCATCGGTGAACGGCTCGGCCGTGAAGCTGGCCGTGGCACCGCAGAACATCCGCGGCACCACGATGATTCCGCTCAGTTTTTTTGGACAGCAGTTCGGTGCAGGCGTAGCCTGGAATCAGGCCACAAAGACGGTGTCCATCACCTCACCGAAAAAAGATTTATATACCCTTGGGTTCTACGCGCAGGGTGCGTACAGTGAGGTTTCCCTGATCCCGGATTTTGACGCTGTTGCCTTTGGCTGGAGCCGGATTGACCGCAGCGGCCAATACACGACCTCGGGGACAGAGTTCAGATGGCCGCAGGCCGCCGGTGATGTCACACCGGAATCAATCGTCCAGAATGCCGCAGCCGGGGGGACCGCTCCTTATCTGATGGTATACTCAGGGGACAAGGAATTGGAGCTGACCAAGAATGTGGAGAATCTGCAGCTTCAGCAGCAGACGATTGCCGGTATCGTAGATACGGCAACACAGAAAGGATTCCGGGGGATTGCCCTTGATCTGGAGGGGCTCGGCATGACCGGGGACAAGGCGGTTGTGCAGAGTCAGTACAACACTTTTGTCAAGAATCTGTCCGCCAAAGCCAAGGCCGCGAACCTCAAGCTTACGGTCATTCTGCATCCGCTCAACAGCTCCTATAAAGGTTATGATTACAAGACGCTGGCCACGATTGCCGACGACCTGGTGATTATGGCTTACGCCTATGAAGGTGAGACCGGACCGGAGCCGATGAACAAGGTGGATGAATCCATCCGTCTGGCCCTCCAGCAGGTCAGCAAGGACAAGCTGATCCTGGGCATTTCGGTATACAGCGAGAATGAGACCTCGGTCAATGCCAAGATCGGCCTGGCCAAACGTTATGGCCTCAAGGGCATCGCCATCTGGCGCCTCGGTCTGATCGGACAGCCAGTGTGGAGTGAAATGGGCAAATCGGTAGAATGGTAG